A single Callithrix jacchus isolate 240 chromosome 4, calJac240_pri, whole genome shotgun sequence DNA region contains:
- the KCNK16 gene encoding potassium channel subfamily K member 16 isoform X2 has product MPGAWLCSCWGGRVLPLLLAYVCYLLLGATIFQLLEKQAEAQSRNEFQLEKLRFLENYTCLDQWALEQFVQVIMEAWVKGVNPKGNSTNPSNWDFGSSFFFAGTVVTTIGYGNLAPSTEAGQVFCVFYALLGIPLNVIFLNNLGTGLRAHLATIERWEDQPRRSQLLRVLGLALFLTLGTLVILIFPPMVFSHVEGWSFGEGFYFAFITLSTIGFGDYVVGHPLNFIPPFGLLPSQGPLQIPPGKPESQQRPESFQKVSSMNIWPLSGMHPPGLAFPLPDCNVPDQKERFRPIHPEAWKLWPLPFPLPNSKWAPTWLGSSAQD; this is encoded by the exons ATGCCTGGTGCTTGGCTCTGCAGCTGCTGGGGTGGCCGGGTGCTGCCACTGCTGTTGGCCTACGTCTGCTATCTGCTGCTTGGTGCCACCATCTTCCAGCTGCTGGAGAAGCAGGCGGAGGCTCAGTCCAGGAATGAGTTTCAGCTGGAGAAGCTGCGCTTCCTGGAGAACTACACCTGCCTGGACCAGTGGGCCCTGGAGCAGTTTGTGCAG GTCATCATGGAAGCCTGGGTGAAAGGTGTGAACCCTAAAGGCAACTCCACCAACCCCAGCAACTGGGACTTTGGCAGCAGTTTCTTCTTCGCAGGCACAGTCGTCACCACCATAG GATATGGGAACCTGGCACCCAGCACAGAAGCAGGTCAGGTCTTCTGTGTCTTCTATGCCCTGCTGGGCATCCCACTCAACGTGATCTTCCTCAACAACCTGGGCACAGGGCTGCGTGCCCACCTGGCCACCATTGAGAGATGGGAGGACCAGCCCAGGCGCTCCCAG ctcctGCGAGTCCTGGGCCTGGCTCTGTTCCTGACCCTGGGGACGCTGGTCATTCTTATCTTCCCGCCCATGGTATTCAGCCATGTGGAGGGCTGGAGCTTCGGCGAGGGCTTCTACTTTGCTTTCATCACTCTCAGCACCATCGGCTTCGGGGACTACGTTGTTG GCCACCCACTTAACTTCATCCCTCCCTTTGGGCTCCTGCCTTCTCAAGGGCCTTTGCAAATACCCCCTGGGAAGCCAGAGAGCCAGCAAAGACCAGAATCCTTCCAGAAAGTGAGCTCAATGAACATCTGGCCTCTCTCAGGAATGCATCCTCCAGGTCTGGCCTTTCCCCTGCCAGATTGCAACGTCCCTGACCAAAAGGAGAGATTTAGACCAATCCATCCCGAGGCCTGGAAACTTTGGCCTCTGCCTTTCCCACTACCCAACAGTAAGTGGGCTCCTACATGGCTGGGTTCCTCTGCACAGGACTGA
- the KCNK16 gene encoding potassium channel subfamily K member 16 isoform X3: MPGAWLCSCWGGRVLPLLLAYVCYLLLGATIFQLLEKQAEAQSRNEFQLEKLRFLENYTCLDQWALEQFVQVIMEAWVKGVNPKGNSTNPSNWDFGSSFFFAGTVVTTIGYGNLAPSTEAGQVFCVFYALLGIPLNVIFLNNLGTGLRAHLATIERWEDQPRRSQLLRVLGLALFLTLGTLVILIFPPMVFSHVEGWSFGEGFYFAFITLSTIGFGDYVVGTDPSKHYISVYRSLAAIWILLGLAWLALILPLGPLLLHRCCQLWLLRLRQGCGAKEAPGRRPRGGSIAARGVQVTPQNFATSKRELGS, from the exons ATGCCTGGTGCTTGGCTCTGCAGCTGCTGGGGTGGCCGGGTGCTGCCACTGCTGTTGGCCTACGTCTGCTATCTGCTGCTTGGTGCCACCATCTTCCAGCTGCTGGAGAAGCAGGCGGAGGCTCAGTCCAGGAATGAGTTTCAGCTGGAGAAGCTGCGCTTCCTGGAGAACTACACCTGCCTGGACCAGTGGGCCCTGGAGCAGTTTGTGCAG GTCATCATGGAAGCCTGGGTGAAAGGTGTGAACCCTAAAGGCAACTCCACCAACCCCAGCAACTGGGACTTTGGCAGCAGTTTCTTCTTCGCAGGCACAGTCGTCACCACCATAG GATATGGGAACCTGGCACCCAGCACAGAAGCAGGTCAGGTCTTCTGTGTCTTCTATGCCCTGCTGGGCATCCCACTCAACGTGATCTTCCTCAACAACCTGGGCACAGGGCTGCGTGCCCACCTGGCCACCATTGAGAGATGGGAGGACCAGCCCAGGCGCTCCCAG ctcctGCGAGTCCTGGGCCTGGCTCTGTTCCTGACCCTGGGGACGCTGGTCATTCTTATCTTCCCGCCCATGGTATTCAGCCATGTGGAGGGCTGGAGCTTCGGCGAGGGCTTCTACTTTGCTTTCATCACTCTCAGCACCATCGGCTTCGGGGACTACGTTGTTG GCACAGACCCCAGCAAGCATTATATCTCAGTGTACCGGAGCCTGGCAGCCATCTGGATCCTCCTGGGCCTGGCATGGCTGGCGCTGATCCTCCCACTGGGCCCCCTGCTTCTGCACAGGTGCTGCCAGCTCTGGCTGCTCA GACTGAGGCAAGGCTGTGGAGCCAAGGAGGCTCCAGGCAGGAGACCCAGGGGAGGATCTATAGCAGCAAGAGGAGTCCAAGTCACACCCCAGAACTTCGCCACATCCAAGAGAGAACTGGGAAGCTGA
- the KCNK16 gene encoding potassium channel subfamily K member 16 isoform X1: MPGAWLCSCWGGRVLPLLLAYVCYLLLGATIFQLLEKQAEAQSRNEFQLEKLRFLENYTCLDQWALEQFVQVIMEAWVKGVNPKGNSTNPSNWDFGSSFFFAGTVVTTIGYGNLAPSTEAGQVFCVFYALLGIPLNVIFLNNLGTGLRAHLATIERWEDQPRRSQLLRVLGLALFLTLGTLVILIFPPMVFSHVEGWSFGEGFYFAFITLSTIGFGDYVVGTDPSKHYISVYRSLAAIWILLGLAWLALILPLGPLLLHRCCQLWLLSRGLGVKDGAAPDSSGLPRPQKIPISS, from the exons ATGCCTGGTGCTTGGCTCTGCAGCTGCTGGGGTGGCCGGGTGCTGCCACTGCTGTTGGCCTACGTCTGCTATCTGCTGCTTGGTGCCACCATCTTCCAGCTGCTGGAGAAGCAGGCGGAGGCTCAGTCCAGGAATGAGTTTCAGCTGGAGAAGCTGCGCTTCCTGGAGAACTACACCTGCCTGGACCAGTGGGCCCTGGAGCAGTTTGTGCAG GTCATCATGGAAGCCTGGGTGAAAGGTGTGAACCCTAAAGGCAACTCCACCAACCCCAGCAACTGGGACTTTGGCAGCAGTTTCTTCTTCGCAGGCACAGTCGTCACCACCATAG GATATGGGAACCTGGCACCCAGCACAGAAGCAGGTCAGGTCTTCTGTGTCTTCTATGCCCTGCTGGGCATCCCACTCAACGTGATCTTCCTCAACAACCTGGGCACAGGGCTGCGTGCCCACCTGGCCACCATTGAGAGATGGGAGGACCAGCCCAGGCGCTCCCAG ctcctGCGAGTCCTGGGCCTGGCTCTGTTCCTGACCCTGGGGACGCTGGTCATTCTTATCTTCCCGCCCATGGTATTCAGCCATGTGGAGGGCTGGAGCTTCGGCGAGGGCTTCTACTTTGCTTTCATCACTCTCAGCACCATCGGCTTCGGGGACTACGTTGTTG GCACAGACCCCAGCAAGCATTATATCTCAGTGTACCGGAGCCTGGCAGCCATCTGGATCCTCCTGGGCCTGGCATGGCTGGCGCTGATCCTCCCACTGGGCCCCCTGCTTCTGCACAGGTGCTGCCAGCTCTGGCTGCTCAGTAGGGGACTCGGCGTCAAGGACGGGGCAGCCCCTGACTCCAGTGGACTCCCCAGACCTCAGAAGATCCCTATTTCTTCATGA